The proteins below come from a single Paraburkholderia flagellata genomic window:
- a CDS encoding GMC family oxidoreductase, whose product MAIRKPHVDAVVVGFGWTGAILSKELTEAGLTVVALERGEYRDTYPDGAYPNTIDELTYNIRKKLFLDLSKTTVSIRHGVNDTALPYRQLAAFLPGEGVGGAGLHWSGVHFRITPEELRLKSHYEERYGKKFIPEGMTIQDYGVSYDELEPHFDFAEKVFGTSGQAYKVKGNVVGDGNVFEAARSDNFPLPAQLNTYSAQRFFDAAKSIGLHPYRLPSANTSGPYTNPYGVQMGPCNFCGFCSGYACYMYSKASPNLNILPALKQEKHFELRSKCHVLRVELDDTKKRATGVTYIDPAGQEVFQPADLVIVAAFQYHNVHLLLLSGIGKPYDPVSGEGVVGRNFAYQNLSTITAFFDKDTWTNPFIGAGGNGVAVDDFNADNFDHGPLGFVGGSPLWVNQAGVKPISGIATPAGTPDWGAGWKKAVKDHYAHTVSMDAHGSNMSYRDVYLDLDPTYRDSYGQPLLRMTFDWKDNDIKMAQYVTGQMQKIAEAMGPKAINVYTREFGAHFDSRRYQTTHLVGGAVMGNDPNTSVINRYLQSWDVHNVFVMGASAFPQGIGYNPTGLVAALAYWSAKAIRNQYLKNPGPLVSV is encoded by the coding sequence ACAACATCCGCAAGAAGCTGTTCCTCGACCTTTCGAAGACCACCGTCTCGATCCGCCACGGCGTGAACGACACGGCGCTGCCCTACCGCCAGCTTGCCGCGTTTCTGCCCGGCGAAGGCGTGGGCGGCGCGGGCCTGCACTGGTCGGGCGTGCACTTCCGCATTACGCCGGAAGAGTTGCGCCTGAAGAGCCACTACGAAGAACGCTACGGCAAGAAGTTCATCCCCGAGGGCATGACGATCCAGGACTACGGCGTGAGCTACGACGAACTGGAGCCGCACTTCGACTTCGCGGAGAAGGTGTTCGGCACCTCGGGCCAGGCGTACAAGGTGAAGGGCAATGTGGTCGGCGACGGCAATGTGTTCGAGGCCGCGCGCAGCGACAACTTCCCGTTGCCCGCGCAACTGAATACGTATTCCGCGCAGCGCTTCTTCGACGCGGCGAAGTCCATCGGCCTGCATCCCTACCGGCTGCCTTCGGCCAACACTTCGGGGCCGTACACGAACCCGTACGGCGTGCAGATGGGCCCGTGCAACTTCTGCGGCTTTTGCAGCGGTTACGCGTGCTACATGTATTCGAAGGCTTCGCCGAATCTCAACATCCTGCCCGCGCTCAAGCAGGAAAAGCACTTCGAGCTACGCTCGAAATGCCACGTGCTGCGCGTCGAACTCGACGACACGAAAAAGCGCGCCACGGGCGTGACTTATATCGATCCGGCGGGCCAAGAGGTGTTCCAGCCCGCTGACCTCGTGATCGTCGCGGCGTTCCAGTATCACAACGTGCATCTGCTGCTGCTCTCGGGTATCGGCAAGCCCTATGACCCGGTTTCGGGCGAAGGCGTGGTGGGCCGCAACTTCGCGTACCAGAACCTCTCGACCATCACGGCGTTCTTCGACAAGGACACGTGGACGAATCCGTTCATCGGCGCGGGCGGCAACGGCGTGGCCGTGGACGACTTCAACGCCGACAACTTCGACCACGGCCCGCTCGGCTTCGTGGGCGGCTCGCCGCTGTGGGTGAACCAGGCGGGCGTGAAGCCGATCAGCGGCATCGCCACGCCCGCTGGCACGCCGGACTGGGGCGCCGGGTGGAAGAAGGCCGTGAAGGATCACTACGCGCACACCGTTTCGATGGATGCGCACGGCTCCAACATGTCGTACCGCGACGTGTACCTCGACCTCGATCCGACCTACCGCGACTCGTACGGCCAGCCGCTCCTGCGCATGACGTTCGACTGGAAGGACAACGACATCAAGATGGCGCAGTACGTGACGGGCCAGATGCAAAAGATCGCCGAGGCGATGGGCCCGAAGGCCATCAACGTGTACACGCGCGAATTCGGCGCGCACTTCGACTCGCGCCGCTACCAGACCACCCACCTCGTGGGCGGAGCCGTGATGGGCAACGACCCGAACACCAGCGTCATCAACCGCTATCTGCAAAGTTGGGACGTGCACAACGTGTTCGTGATGGGCGCCTCAGCATTCCCGCAGGGGATCGGCTACAACCCGACCGGCCTCGTCGCCGCCCTCGCCTACTGGAGCGCGAAAGCCATTCGCAACCAGTATCTGAAGAACCCCGGTCCCCTGGTGAGCGTGTGA
- a CDS encoding AraC family transcriptional regulator, translating into MPQMPKAPDRVRPARHLRLPPFTDVLPTPVFFRMEHMPSHATYPQMCHPWGEFVYAFSGTTEVKAGDEHYITPPHLGLWIAPGTEHVGFNEQETVHCSVYISRDLCTRMPSTSCAVMVSPLVRAILEHLRVTPVEEEGEAPRARLLRVLVDQLSTCATTGSFVPHTDDTDLNAILQVLRQNPADNRSLAELADAFHMSERTLMRRAQNELGMSLTEWRQRIRLVNALPMLHAGRSVEAVALDLGYATSSAFIAMFRRLTGTSPGQFVARTR; encoded by the coding sequence ATGCCCCAAATGCCGAAAGCGCCTGACCGTGTGCGCCCGGCGCGCCATCTGCGCCTGCCGCCCTTCACCGACGTGCTGCCCACGCCCGTGTTCTTCCGCATGGAGCACATGCCCTCGCACGCCACCTATCCGCAGATGTGCCACCCGTGGGGCGAGTTCGTCTACGCGTTCAGCGGCACGACCGAGGTGAAGGCGGGCGATGAGCACTACATCACGCCGCCGCATCTCGGGCTCTGGATCGCGCCGGGCACCGAGCATGTGGGCTTCAACGAGCAGGAGACGGTGCATTGCTCGGTGTACATCAGCCGCGATCTGTGCACGCGCATGCCGTCGACGAGTTGCGCGGTGATGGTGTCGCCGCTCGTGCGCGCGATTCTCGAGCATCTGCGCGTGACACCGGTGGAAGAGGAGGGCGAAGCGCCTCGCGCGCGTCTGTTGCGCGTGCTCGTGGATCAGCTTTCGACCTGCGCGACCACGGGCAGCTTCGTGCCGCATACCGACGACACCGATCTCAACGCGATCCTCCAGGTGCTGCGCCAGAATCCCGCCGACAATCGCTCGCTCGCCGAGCTTGCCGATGCATTTCACATGAGCGAGCGCACGCTCATGCGCCGCGCGCAAAACGAGTTGGGCATGTCGTTGACGGAGTGGCGCCAGCGCATCCGGCTCGTGAATGCGCTGCCCATGTTGCACGCAGGGCGCAGCGTCGAGGCCGTGGCGCTGGATTTGGGGTACGCCACGTCGTCGGCTTTCATTGCGATGTTCCGGCGATTGACGGGCACGAGTCCCGGGCAGTTCGTGGCGCGCACGCGTTGA
- a CDS encoding fatty acid desaturase gives MNIDMNAWYRVEIDRKRLKAFSTRTDSRGLIQVGGFLALVVGTGVLAWYSLGTAWAIPAFFLYGTVFAFSEAAAHELGHGTAFKTRWMNETAYWIICFMSWREQVYSRWLHARHHTFTHLTAEPYEDPELAFKRPLSYVKLVTDFVRISHGIQFLGAIVLHSFGMVTKGAKEVVPQAEHRKMCANSRVLLACYVAVFAWALLAHSWLPILFLFVSRAYGTWLHELCALTQHTGLKENVLDHRVSSRTVLLNPVVRFLYWNMNYHIEHHMFPSVPFHALPGFHDAVASQMPKPYAGLWPAWREILEIFARQQRDPEYVVVRELPMGKRGDAVA, from the coding sequence ATGAACATCGACATGAATGCGTGGTACCGGGTGGAAATCGACCGCAAGCGCCTCAAGGCATTCTCCACTCGCACCGACTCGCGGGGGCTGATCCAGGTGGGCGGCTTCCTCGCGCTCGTCGTGGGAACCGGCGTGCTTGCGTGGTATTCGCTCGGCACGGCCTGGGCGATTCCCGCCTTCTTCCTGTACGGCACGGTGTTCGCGTTCAGCGAGGCGGCCGCGCACGAGCTAGGACACGGGACCGCCTTCAAGACGCGCTGGATGAATGAGACCGCCTACTGGATCATCTGCTTCATGTCGTGGCGCGAACAGGTGTACAGCCGCTGGCTGCATGCGCGGCACCACACCTTCACGCATCTGACCGCTGAACCTTATGAGGATCCCGAACTGGCGTTCAAGCGACCGCTCAGCTATGTGAAGCTCGTGACGGATTTCGTGCGTATTTCACATGGCATCCAGTTTCTCGGCGCGATCGTGCTGCACAGCTTCGGCATGGTCACGAAGGGCGCGAAAGAGGTCGTGCCGCAAGCCGAGCACCGCAAGATGTGCGCGAATTCTCGCGTGCTGCTCGCGTGTTACGTGGCCGTGTTCGCCTGGGCGCTGCTCGCGCATAGCTGGCTGCCGATCCTGTTCCTGTTCGTCTCGCGTGCCTATGGGACGTGGCTGCACGAGCTTTGCGCGCTCACGCAGCACACGGGGCTCAAGGAGAATGTGCTCGATCACCGCGTATCGAGCCGCACTGTGCTGCTCAATCCGGTGGTGCGCTTTCTCTACTGGAACATGAACTATCACATCGAGCATCACATGTTTCCGAGCGTGCCGTTTCACGCGCTGCCCGGTTTTCATGACGCTGTAGCTTCGCAAATGCCGAAGCCCTATGCGGGACTGTGGCCCGCGTGGCGCGAGATTCTCGAGATTTTCGCGCGCCAGCAGCGCGATCCCGAGTACGTGGTCGTGCGCGAACTGCCGATGGGCAAGCGCGGTGACGCAGTGGCGTAG
- a CDS encoding LacI family DNA-binding transcriptional regulator, producing the protein MNTRRKPTMEDVAKASGVSYSTVERVLNGRGGVARDKEARVLEWARKLKMDRALDEVSVRWLRIAIVTQKPDSPYYVALRHGFELAQKSFETYRVMCQLTFFDDLEPKSLARVIERAAQKADAMIVVAYEHPVVVDALSRVARKMPLVTIASDLPDTGRLAYVGIDNRCAGRTAGELMGRFLGDTGGQVMVIAGLRTYLGHEERDGAFRSVLRSRFPACEVVATVESREDAASTERLTRDAFKKYPALRGIYNLSVGDEGIARALKALKREHATTLIGHELTAISRALLAEGVMDAVLDQSPFVEAVRAVEVILAHYNRGAAASLPLQTPMSIYLQANLPPATA; encoded by the coding sequence ATGAACACGAGACGCAAACCCACGATGGAAGATGTCGCGAAGGCCTCGGGTGTGAGCTATTCCACGGTCGAGCGCGTGTTGAACGGACGCGGCGGCGTGGCGCGCGACAAGGAAGCACGCGTGCTCGAATGGGCGCGCAAGCTCAAGATGGACAGGGCGCTGGACGAAGTGTCCGTGCGCTGGCTGCGCATCGCCATCGTCACGCAGAAGCCCGATTCGCCCTATTACGTCGCCTTGCGTCACGGCTTCGAACTCGCGCAGAAGTCGTTCGAAACCTATCGCGTGATGTGTCAGCTCACGTTCTTCGACGATCTCGAACCGAAGTCGCTCGCGCGCGTGATCGAGCGCGCCGCGCAGAAGGCCGACGCCATGATCGTCGTCGCTTATGAGCATCCCGTAGTGGTGGATGCGCTCTCGCGCGTGGCGCGCAAGATGCCGCTCGTCACCATTGCGAGCGATCTGCCCGACACGGGCCGCCTCGCTTACGTGGGCATCGACAACCGCTGCGCGGGGCGCACTGCGGGCGAATTGATGGGCCGCTTTCTGGGCGATACGGGTGGGCAGGTCATGGTGATCGCTGGCCTGCGCACCTATCTGGGCCACGAGGAGCGCGACGGCGCATTCCGTTCGGTGCTGCGCAGCCGCTTTCCGGCTTGCGAAGTCGTGGCCACGGTAGAAAGCCGCGAAGACGCCGCCTCGACCGAACGCCTCACGCGCGACGCCTTCAAAAAATATCCGGCACTACGCGGCATCTACAATCTTTCGGTGGGCGACGAAGGCATTGCGCGCGCGCTCAAGGCGCTCAAGCGTGAGCACGCAACGACCCTGATCGGCCACGAACTCACGGCGATCAGTCGCGCGCTGCTCGCCGAAGGCGTGATGGACGCCGTGCTCGATCAAAGCCCGTTCGTCGAAGCCGTGCGCGCCGTCGAGGTGATCCTCGCGCACTACAACCGCGGCGCGGCCGCGAGCTTGCCGCTGCAAACGCCGATGTCGATTTATCTGCAGGCGAATCTGCCGCCGGCCACGGCCTGA
- a CDS encoding flavin reductase family protein, with amino-acid sequence MENLSTFTPVALEHASRLINHGPTVLVTSSDGQRRNVMAAAWSMPVEFTPPRIAIVIDKRTYTRELINASGTFGVIIPGAAAIDLSYAVGSVSGRETDKFQRFGIAAITGPKLGLPLLEAGCSAWMECRLIPERHTEDAYDTCFAEVISAAADPRAFRNGHWELDSSNADLHTIHHLGAGNFVRAGDTIKARELA; translated from the coding sequence ATGGAAAATCTCTCCACTTTTACGCCGGTCGCGCTCGAACACGCGAGCCGCCTCATCAACCACGGCCCCACGGTGCTCGTCACCAGCAGCGACGGCCAGCGCCGCAATGTCATGGCGGCCGCATGGTCGATGCCCGTGGAATTCACGCCGCCGCGCATTGCAATCGTGATCGACAAACGCACGTACACGCGCGAACTCATCAACGCGAGCGGCACGTTCGGCGTAATCATTCCGGGCGCCGCCGCAATCGACCTGAGCTATGCCGTGGGCAGCGTGAGCGGCCGCGAGACCGACAAGTTCCAGCGCTTCGGGATCGCCGCCATTACGGGCCCGAAACTCGGCCTGCCTTTGCTCGAAGCGGGCTGCTCCGCATGGATGGAATGCCGCCTGATTCCCGAGCGGCACACCGAAGACGCCTACGATACGTGCTTCGCCGAAGTGATCTCAGCCGCAGCCGATCCGCGCGCCTTCCGCAACGGCCACTGGGAACTCGACAGCAGCAACGCGGACCTGCACACGATCCACCATCTGGGCGCCGGCAATTTCGTGCGCGCCGGCGACACGATCAAGGCACGCGAACTCGCGTAA
- a CDS encoding sugar ABC transporter substrate-binding protein — MTKFRVGRMCAAALAAMALCSGFVANAAHADERFVMVSHGSDSNVWWNTVKNGMRDASEDFGVPVDYRNPPTGDTGDMVRILEQASARNYAGVITTVPNLEMIQKGLVGVKAKHIPVITINGGPEAGMKLGAILHIGQPEYEAGKAAGERAKAAGIHDFLCVNHGADIQALWDRCKGFADAIGADYKKSTMDSGEDPTVIESKVAAYLRSHPSTQAILALGPDQAMGVLRGVTDAGKAGKLYVATFDLSPDILKAIQAGQIQFAIDQQPYLQGYLSVAAMAIAVRDKTNDPAHIVAALKDDKKVAARLAKYDLKPVYTGSTVSSGPSFVTRDNLAPVQKYAGSYR; from the coding sequence ATGACGAAATTTCGCGTAGGCCGCATGTGCGCGGCCGCGTTAGCGGCAATGGCGCTCTGTAGCGGATTCGTGGCGAATGCGGCGCACGCCGATGAGCGCTTCGTGATGGTGAGTCACGGCTCGGATTCGAACGTGTGGTGGAACACCGTGAAAAACGGCATGCGCGACGCGAGCGAAGACTTCGGTGTGCCGGTCGATTACCGCAATCCGCCTACGGGCGACACTGGCGACATGGTCCGCATTCTCGAACAGGCATCGGCGCGCAACTACGCGGGCGTCATCACCACGGTGCCGAATCTGGAGATGATCCAGAAAGGGCTGGTGGGCGTGAAGGCCAAGCATATTCCGGTCATCACGATCAACGGCGGCCCGGAAGCGGGCATGAAGCTCGGTGCGATCCTGCACATTGGTCAGCCCGAATACGAAGCGGGCAAGGCCGCGGGCGAGCGTGCGAAAGCAGCCGGCATTCACGACTTTCTCTGCGTGAATCACGGCGCGGACATCCAGGCGCTGTGGGATCGCTGCAAGGGTTTTGCCGACGCCATCGGCGCCGACTACAAGAAGTCCACGATGGATAGCGGCGAAGACCCGACCGTCATCGAAAGCAAGGTGGCCGCATATCTGCGCTCGCATCCCAGCACCCAGGCGATTCTCGCGCTCGGCCCCGATCAGGCGATGGGCGTGCTGCGCGGCGTGACCGACGCGGGGAAGGCCGGCAAGCTCTATGTCGCGACGTTCGATCTTTCGCCGGACATCCTAAAGGCGATTCAGGCAGGGCAGATCCAGTTCGCCATTGATCAGCAGCCCTATCTTCAGGGTTATCTCTCGGTGGCGGCCATGGCGATCGCGGTGCGCGACAAGACCAATGACCCGGCCCATATCGTCGCCGCGCTCAAGGACGACAAGAAGGTGGCGGCGCGTCTCGCGAAGTACGACCTCAAGCCGGTTTATACCGGTTCGACGGTGAGTTCCGGCCCGAGCTTCGTCACGCGCGACAACCTCGCGCCCGTGCAGAAGTACGCCGGTTCGTACCGGTGA
- a CDS encoding DMT family transporter, which produces MRKQVDATAVAIMVALCLAWGLQQAAIKAVAGDIPPMLQIGLRSGVAAALVWLFNRLVSRERWLPGVARGAGLVTGGLFALEFVFVAMGLRWTNASHMAVFLYTAPMFAAIGLHLRLPDERLARLQWCGIAIAFAGIAITFLGPALLGGGTPGSPLWLLGDFMGLCGGAAWGLTTVVVRTSRLSEAPATQTLFYQLAGAFVVLMPFAALTGQMHFRGTPLALTSLAFQTLLVSFVSYLVWFWLLRRYLAARLGILSFMTPLFGVAFGVVLLHERVEPAFLFGSALVLMGLLVVNAQSWVRQAFGRRAANARGAQAS; this is translated from the coding sequence ATGAGAAAGCAAGTCGACGCAACGGCCGTGGCCATCATGGTGGCGCTATGCCTCGCATGGGGTCTGCAACAGGCCGCGATCAAGGCAGTGGCCGGGGACATCCCGCCCATGCTGCAGATCGGGCTGCGCTCCGGCGTGGCGGCGGCGCTCGTGTGGCTCTTCAACCGGCTCGTTTCGCGCGAGCGCTGGCTGCCGGGCGTGGCGCGCGGCGCCGGGCTCGTCACAGGCGGCTTGTTCGCGCTCGAATTCGTGTTCGTGGCCATGGGCCTGCGCTGGACCAACGCCTCACACATGGCCGTGTTTCTCTATACCGCGCCGATGTTCGCGGCCATCGGCCTGCATTTGCGCCTGCCCGACGAACGCCTCGCGCGGCTGCAATGGTGCGGCATTGCGATCGCCTTCGCGGGCATCGCCATCACGTTCCTCGGCCCCGCGCTGCTAGGCGGCGGCACCCCCGGATCGCCGTTGTGGCTGCTCGGCGACTTCATGGGACTGTGCGGGGGCGCGGCGTGGGGGCTCACCACCGTTGTCGTGCGCACGAGCCGCCTGAGCGAGGCGCCCGCCACGCAAACGCTCTTCTATCAACTGGCGGGCGCTTTCGTCGTGCTGATGCCGTTCGCAGCTCTGACCGGACAGATGCACTTTCGAGGTACGCCGCTCGCCCTGACTTCCCTCGCGTTCCAGACGCTGCTCGTCTCGTTCGTGAGCTATCTCGTGTGGTTCTGGTTGCTGCGCCGCTATCTGGCCGCGCGCCTCGGCATCCTCTCGTTCATGACTCCGCTGTTCGGCGTGGCGTTCGGCGTCGTGCTGCTGCACGAGCGCGTGGAGCCCGCTTTCCTCTTTGGCTCGGCGCTCGTGCTGATGGGTCTTCTGGTGGTGAACGCGCAAAGCTGGGTCCGTCAGGCTTTCGGCCGCCGTGCCGCCAACGCGCGCGGCGCGCAGGCTTCCTGA
- a CDS encoding c-type cytochrome: MKKNLFSACVNVARATASGAAIAAFTSFAAHAAELPNAALVAHGEYLARAGDCIACHTTQGGKPFAGGLKFDTPIGAIYSTNITPDANTGIGKWSYDDFARAVRQGVRPNGDTLYPAMPYPSYARLSNDDMKALYAYFMQGVGPVKAQNRAVDIPWPLSMRWPLGAWRMLFAPKVQAFDGAHYNDAIVARGAYLVQGLGHCGACHTPRARTMQELALTDLEGDDFLAGGGPIDGWVPSGLRGNPRTGIGAWSEDDIVQFLKSGRNLHTAAFGGMTDVVQHSMQHMNDADLLAIARYLKTLPSSDPKETPYAYDPAAANKLQNGDASARGAAVYRDNCMACHRSDGRGYTRVFPALGGNPVVQGKDPTSLIHVLLAGSALEGTKSAPSSFTMPPFGWRLSDQEVADVSTFVRASWGNAGTPVSAEDVAKVRKTVTVSTPASPPGATLER; encoded by the coding sequence ATGAAGAAGAACCTTTTCTCCGCGTGCGTGAACGTTGCACGCGCAACTGCTTCGGGCGCGGCTATCGCGGCATTCACGTCATTCGCGGCGCACGCAGCTGAACTGCCGAACGCCGCGCTCGTCGCGCATGGCGAATATCTTGCGCGCGCCGGAGACTGCATTGCCTGCCACACCACACAGGGCGGCAAGCCGTTCGCGGGCGGCCTGAAGTTCGATACGCCCATCGGAGCGATCTACTCGACCAACATCACGCCCGACGCGAACACCGGCATCGGCAAGTGGAGCTACGACGACTTCGCCAGGGCCGTGCGACAAGGCGTGCGGCCGAACGGCGACACGCTTTACCCCGCGATGCCCTACCCTTCGTACGCACGCCTGAGCAATGACGACATGAAGGCGCTTTACGCGTATTTCATGCAAGGCGTCGGGCCCGTGAAGGCGCAGAACCGCGCGGTGGATATTCCCTGGCCGCTATCGATGCGCTGGCCGCTCGGCGCGTGGCGCATGCTGTTCGCGCCGAAGGTGCAGGCGTTCGACGGTGCGCACTACAACGACGCGATCGTCGCGCGCGGCGCGTATCTCGTGCAGGGCCTCGGCCACTGCGGCGCGTGCCACACGCCGCGCGCACGCACGATGCAGGAACTCGCGCTCACCGACCTCGAAGGCGATGACTTCCTCGCAGGCGGCGGCCCGATCGACGGCTGGGTGCCCTCGGGCCTGCGCGGCAACCCGCGCACGGGCATCGGCGCGTGGAGCGAAGACGACATCGTGCAGTTCCTCAAGTCGGGGCGCAATCTGCATACGGCCGCGTTCGGCGGTATGACCGACGTGGTTCAGCACAGCATGCAGCACATGAACGACGCGGACCTGCTCGCCATCGCGCGCTACCTGAAGACGCTGCCCAGCAGCGACCCGAAGGAAACGCCGTACGCCTACGATCCCGCCGCCGCGAACAAGCTGCAAAACGGCGACGCGAGCGCACGCGGCGCGGCGGTCTATCGCGACAACTGCATGGCCTGCCATCGCAGCGACGGACGCGGCTACACGCGTGTGTTCCCTGCACTCGGCGGCAACCCCGTCGTGCAGGGCAAGGACCCCACATCGCTGATTCACGTGCTGCTCGCAGGCAGCGCGCTTGAAGGCACGAAGTCCGCGCCCTCGTCGTTCACGATGCCGCCGTTCGGCTGGCGTCTGTCCGACCAGGAAGTGGCCGACGTGTCTACCTTCGTGCGCGCGAGCTGGGGCAACGCTGGCACGCCAGTGAGCGCCGAAGACGTCGCGAAGGTCCGCAAGACCGTCACCGTGAGCACGCCGGCGTCGCCGCCCGGCGCAACGCTCGAGCGCTGA
- a CDS encoding porin: protein MRKHLFAAPVLFSLAGVALAQGSVTLYGIADAGITYRSNERTGTTGAYTGHSNVGLSTGNLSGSRWGIKGKEDLGNGLAAIFLLEDGFDITNGTSGQGGRLLGRQAFVGLSDQRYGSLTMGRQYTSLDDFVGPVAPVNFIGGFGAHPGDIDDLDQTTRVDNSIKYTSANYAGLTFGALYGFGGQPGSMKRKNTWSVGAGYANGPLRMGVGYERSDNSKTGLDDPSYGKWQGTYDGTFNSSINEGYASAQSQQVVAAGATWDFGPAVVGVNYSNVQYRSGANSLFSGNAIFNIAGIFTQWNVQPRTHLFAGYSYTRGSAVEGVDEDAQYHNVSVGATYDLSTRSTVYLLAGYQHASGMTLDAAGNPVAATASVSDKGNGHSSATQSQAIVSVGLRQKF from the coding sequence ATGAGAAAACACCTGTTCGCCGCACCAGTCCTGTTCTCGCTCGCCGGCGTCGCTCTGGCGCAAGGTTCGGTCACGCTGTACGGCATTGCCGACGCCGGCATCACGTATCGCAGCAACGAGCGCACGGGCACCACTGGCGCGTACACGGGCCATTCGAACGTGGGCCTCTCGACCGGCAACCTCTCGGGCAGCCGATGGGGCATCAAGGGCAAGGAGGATCTGGGCAACGGGCTCGCGGCCATCTTCCTGCTCGAAGACGGCTTCGACATCACGAACGGTACGTCGGGCCAGGGCGGGCGCCTGCTCGGCCGCCAGGCCTTCGTGGGCCTCTCGGACCAGCGCTACGGCTCGCTCACCATGGGCCGCCAGTACACCTCGCTCGACGACTTCGTCGGGCCAGTCGCGCCCGTGAACTTCATCGGCGGCTTTGGCGCGCATCCGGGCGATATCGACGACCTCGACCAGACCACGCGCGTGGACAACTCGATCAAGTACACGAGCGCGAATTACGCGGGCCTCACGTTCGGTGCACTGTATGGTTTCGGCGGCCAGCCGGGCAGCATGAAGCGCAAGAACACCTGGAGCGTGGGCGCGGGCTACGCGAACGGCCCGCTGCGCATGGGCGTGGGCTATGAGCGCTCGGACAACAGCAAGACCGGCCTCGACGATCCCAGCTACGGCAAGTGGCAAGGCACGTACGACGGCACTTTCAACTCGTCGATCAACGAAGGCTATGCGAGCGCGCAATCACAGCAGGTCGTAGCGGCGGGCGCGACGTGGGACTTCGGTCCCGCGGTGGTCGGCGTGAACTACAGCAACGTGCAGTACCGCTCAGGCGCGAATTCGCTCTTCTCGGGCAACGCGATCTTCAATATCGCGGGTATTTTCACGCAGTGGAACGTGCAGCCGCGCACGCACTTGTTCGCAGGCTATAGCTATACGCGCGGCAGCGCCGTGGAAGGCGTGGATGAAGACGCGCAATACCACAACGTTTCAGTGGGCGCGACCTACGATCTCTCGACGCGCTCGACGGTGTATCTGCTTGCGGGCTACCAGCATGCATCAGGCATGACGCTCGACGCCGCAGGCAATCCGGTCGCGGCGACGGCTTCGGTATCCGACAAGGGCAACGGCCACTCGTCGGCTACGCAGTCGCAAGCCATTGTGAGCGTGGGCTTGCGTCAGAAGTTTTAA